In Methanobrevibacter sp., the DNA window CATCCTTGATGTCAGCAAGTGCCAATTGCCTTTGAACTTCCCTTTCAACAATTTCAGGCATTAGATCAAGGTCCTGCACACCTTTTATTTCCACTCTTGCACCGCTTGTGATACTAATGTTTACATCCTGCCTGATTGTACCAAGACCTCTTTTCACATTAGTGCTTCTCAATACCTGACCGATCATATAGGCAACTTCCTTGATCTGTTCAGGATGGTGCATGGAAGGGTCTGTAGTGATTTCCGCAAGAGGAATTCCTAATCTGTCAAGTCTAAATTGGGTGAACTCATCATCGGAATCAATTCTTCTTGCCGCATCCTCTTCAAGGCCTAATGATTCAATTGCCACTCTGCCGTAAGGAGTGTCCAGGTAACCGTCAGTTGCCGCAAGACCTGTTCTTTGGAAACCACCGGTGTTACTTCCATCAATTACCTGCTTTCTCATTGTATGGAATTCATCCACCATTTTCATGTTCAAAAGTGAAGCGATTGTGATACAAATATCAAGGGCTTCTCTGTTCAATGCATGAGGTGGCTCATCATCGGTTTCAACAAGACATGTGTGGTCATTGAATGACTCATACTTAAAGGTCATGTGCCTTAATGATTCCTGAAGGGCAGCTCTGTCGATTTGACCCAATTCACTTTGGGTTGGCCTTAGGTTTCTTATTATTCCATCGTCAAATTCATCATCAGTGAGTTCTGTTGAACATGGGCAGAACAATTTATGCTTGGTATTCAATTGCTGGTGGATTTCAAGACCCATCATAAGTCCAAGCTCTTCCCAATTTCTTTCTATCTTAGGAGTTTCAGATTTATTATTCTTTTTTCCTTTGCTTGCTTTTTTAGATTTGTTTTTAGCCATCTTCTACCACCCCTAATTCAAGAAATACTTAAGTGAAGAACTTTCATTCAATTCTCCAGCAACATTGGTTTGAATAATCCTTTTAACTTCATCCACACTTTCGCTTTGGCCTAACGCCCAAGCCAATTTCACATAAGCGGTTTCAGGAGTCATGTCCATACCTGAAATCACACCGGCATCCAGCAAGAGTCTTCCAGTACTGTAAACGTTCATGTTTATTGTACCATATAGACATTGGGAAGTCATTACAACAGGAATGCCCTCATCATTTGCCCTTTGCAATGAATCTATCATATAATCAGGAACATGTCCAAGACCTGTTCCTTCAACAAGCAATCCTTTGTATCCCTTGTCAATATGATAATCAATTATCTCGGACTCAATTCCAGGGAATGATTTGATCAAGGCAACTTTGCTTTCTATATCTGTAAACAATTCAAGCCCGTTTTCTCCACGTTTTGTGTATGGGAGATTGACTGATTTCACTTTACCGTCCCTTAAGAGAGCTATCGGTTCGCTATCAATGCTTCTGAAGGTATCCCTTCTGCTTGTATGCATCTTGCGAACTTTAGTTCCCTTATGAAGTGCACAGTCGCCATCATCCAATGAATTGTGCATCAATACTGTAACTTCTGCAATGTCTGACAAGGCGGCTCCACATGAGTTGTATATGTTTAGGAAAGCATCAGTTGAAGGCCTGTCTGAACTTCTTTGAGCACCTGTTATTACAATAGGGACCGGTGTCTTGACCATGAAGCTCAATGCGGCTGAAGTGTAATGCATGGTATCTGTACCATGGGCAATCACTATACCGTCAGCGCCATTGTTTATGTCATCAGCGATGGACTCTGCAGCCTTTACCCAGTATTCGGGCCTCATGTTTTCAGACAAGATGTTATACAATGCCTTCACATCATAATTGGCAAGATCCAAAAGCTCAGGATTAGCCCTTAACAAGTCTTCTGCGGTGAATTTAGGGTGAACAGCTCCAGTCTTATAATCAATGATTGAAGAAACTGTACCACCAGTAGATATAATGGATATATTTGATTTGTTAGGGTCCTTCTCTATAGTGTCCCCTTCAAATCCTATCTTAGGCTGGTCTCCCTTTTCAATAAGCTCAATTGTTGCAGATTCGATATTCACTCCAACATTATAACCGCTGTCAAGTTTAATTACAATATAAGCGTCCTTTGCGTCTTCAGACCTGTCAAGCAATATTCCCTCATAGGAAATATCCTCTTTTGTTACCTTTATTGTATCTCCAACGGTAACATTGGCCTTATCCAAAAACTCTTTAGAAATTTCTTTATAAGTCATTTGATTCCTCTTAATCTTTTTGAATTTATAATATTAATTAGTATAATTGAATAGATTTGTAATCATTTAAAAATCTATATTATATCTAAATATATTAATTAAAGTATATAATATTTAGTTTGTAACTCCATTTTTTGCGATTGGAAAAGCTAGTCTCACCAAATCAATATGCATATGAACATATGATGAAAAAAATTTTAATTATTCCAATATTAGAAAATAAACAATAACAATCATTAAAAAATATTCATATTTATTTACAATGAAATATAAATACATTATCAAGTGATAAGCATGGAATTAATTAACTATATAAGCCAAATAATCGTTTCAGTAGGAATATTCATCATACTGTGTTTCATAGGAGAGCAATTGAAGAAGATAGTGTTGAAACATAAGGAAAGCATAATGGATCCTAAGGAATATTTCCCTAAGGAAGAGATCCTGTCATTAAAGCAAGTCTATTATCTGATTCTAATCCTGTTCATATACATCTGCATCTTAAACTTCTTTTTTGACAGATTCTCTGCAGTCAGCGGCGAATTACTTATAATTAATTCCTTAATAGACATTATCATATCACTATATCTTGTAATAACCTTCTTTGAAAAATCAGCAAAAGGGAGAATACTCATCATATTCCTAATGCCTTTGGTATCCATATCCACTCTTGCATTTGGAGAATCCTTACTTGGATATTGGGACTTCATCCGTATTCCGGCATTGCTATATTTGGTTGGGGATATCTATAACAGGTTCTTAAGGTTCACTGATAAGAATAATTTGGGAAAACTTATTCTGATTTTGGTAAGCATCATCTTCACCTGTCTCGTTCTGACAATATTTTTAGAGAGTCAAAACCCTATTAACTCTTTGGCTATGGTTTCAAATGCCTTTACAAGCAATGGTTATGCCGTTTTAGGTAGCACCACTTCTGGGGTATTGACAAGCACTTTCCTGGTTTGGAGCGGTTATATAATTTCTGGAGTGGGTACCGCCACATTGGCTGCGGCAATCGTTCACAGAAACTCCAATAAGAAATTTGAAAGATTAGAAGAAAAGATCGACAATTTAGAAAGAATGCTCAGCGAATCCCAAAAAGAAAAAGATCAGTAAAAATGATTGAAAACTAGAAAAATAGAATTTTAAAAAGAATTAAAGAATTAAGTTTTTTTAAAAAACTTAATTGAAAAAATAATAAAAATAATAGTTACATCTATTATTCAATGAAAAACATAGTACTTTTGTACATGCAAATAGTATCATTACATACAGCTTATATGTAATCGAGGATGATATCTCCTTCGTTTAGGAAAACTAACATTCCTAAAAATACTAAGAAACTAAAAAATACAGTCATAAACATTTAGCGACTCCATTTTTTAAGTCCTATAATTTTATAGAACATAAAATGATATAATTTTAATTCTAAAATCATATCTTAACTAATATTATTAACAATCTAGTATATAAATACATACTATTTAAATCCCTCTAATTGTTCGTTATTTCTCAATTAAACAACGAACAATCATTTATTTTTGAAAAAAATCGTGTTAAATCATTACAAATAATTATAAATCGTTACAAATAATTATAAATCATTATAAATATTACAAATCATAAAAAAACAGATGAAAAAATAATACTTTTTTTAAATCAAATATCCCAATTAATCTTGTTTATATTCAAAACTTGGCATAAGCTCCAACTTGAATTTATTCAGATCATGGAGGTAATCGATTCTATCTTTTGTGTTTTTATCACTAATTTCACCGGTCCGTATGTATCTATCCAATACATCATATGTAAATCCAAGCTTCTCTTCATCAGATTGATCGGAGAGTCCATCAATCGGCACTTTGTCAACAATCTCATTCGGTAAATTGAGGCTTCTTCCTATTTCCTTAACTTCAGTTACGGTTAGGTTTGAGAGTGGACTGAAATCACCTGCACCATCACCATATCTTGTAGCATAACCTACCCAATCTTCAGAGAGATTGCAGTTGTTTGCAACCCTACCGTTATTGGATTGTGACACTGCATATAGAACAGACATTCGAATTCTTGGCGGAAGATTTATTCTTGTTTGTTCACTTATTTCAATATCGGATTCAATCATTTGATTTAAAACACCATTGACAGCATCCTTGATATTGATTATATAATGCCTGATGTCAAGATGACTTACAAGAAGCTTTGCAAAATCAATGTCTGACTGGACGTCATTAGGCATCAGCACTCCTATGACCCTCTCCTTTCCAAGAGCCTCTACACACAATGCAGCAACAACAGCGCTATCCTTGCCTCCTGAGATGCCTACAACAGCATTGCATCCTTTACCGTTTTCTTCAAAGAAGTCTTGAATCCATTTAACGCATTGCTCTTTTGCTTCCAATGCATTAAAATTGTAATTTTCAGTGATAATATCTCCTCTATAAAGTTTTAAAAAATATATTCATAAAAAAAATAATTTTGCTTTCAAATAATTATTTCAATTTTTTAAATAATAAATCTTTTTAAAAAAAAATAAAATAATAAAAATGATCAAAAAATAACTAAAAGAGTAATAAAAAAATAAAATAATAAAAAAATAAAAACAATCCAAACAATAGAAAAAAGATTAAAAAAATAAGATAATAAAAAATTGAAAAAAATAAAAAAAGAGTTAAAAAAAAGAAAAGAGAATAGAAATTATTTATTTTCTATTTTCCCTTAACCATTCGGCTCCAGCTTCAAGAACCTTCAAGTTTACGTCAATGAGTTTTGGCTTTGCTGCAAAGGTATCCCTGATACCGTTTTCAAATGCCTCTTTGGAAAGAATAGGGCTGTCTGCACCTAATTCCATCAAAGCACCTAAAATAGCTGTGTTCATGGCCTTTGCATTTCCAACTTCAGTTGCAATGGCTCTTGCTGGAATGGCGATGATCTCCACATCATCCTTTACGTGAAGATTGTCTTTTGTGTAGTTTCCTGCACGTGAATCATAAAGAATGATACCTTTCTCCTTAACGTCAATTGAGTATTTCTCCAAAGCAGGCTTGTTCATTGCGATTAAAATGTCACATTCCTCAACGACAGGAGAACCGATTGTCTTTGCTGAAATGGTTACAGAACAGTTGGAGGTTCCTCCCCTTTGTTCAGGACCGTAGCTTGGATACCAGGACACTTCCTTACCTTCACTGCATGCAGCCTGTGCAAGTGTGAGTCCTGTACTCAATACTCCTTGGCCTCCGAAACCGACAATCTTGACCTTAATGTCATCGAAGTACTCTTCAACTTCCTTGATTTCCTTTGTTCTGTCGATTCCAAACACCTTATCAAGGGTTTCAATTGAGAAATCACTTACAGGCCTTTCCTTAGGTTCCCTTTCCTTGGACAAGTCCCTGAATCTTTTTACTGGGAACTCCTTGCCCATCTCATTGATCAGGAAGTCTTCAACACCTTTAACATCCCTTCTGATATTTGTCGGACAAGGTGACAATGCTTCAATGAATGTATATCCTTTACCTTCCTTTTGAATCATCAAAGCCTTCTTAATGGCTATCTTCGCTTTTCTGATGAGTTTAGGATTTGCAAGAGAGACCCTTTCAATGAACACAGGCGCCTTAAGGTTGTCTATAAGCTCGCACATATGTAACGGATAGCCTGCAAAGTTTGCATCCCTTCCATTTTGGCAGGTAACGGTCTTTTCACCAATCAATGTGGTTGGTGCCATCTGTCCGCCGGTCATTCCGTAAACGGTATTGTTTACAAAGAAGACAGCAATCTTTTCTCCACGGTTAGCAGCCTGCAAGGTCTCATTCAAACCGATGGAAGCCAAGTCTCCATCTCCCTGATAGCTCATTACAATTGCATTGTCTTCAGCTCTTGAAATACCTGTAGCAACTGCAGGAGCCCTTCCGTGAGCGGTCTGCACATTTCCGCAATTGAAGTAATAATATCCGAATACTGAACATCCTACAGGAGAAATCATGACTGATCTCTCTTGAATGCCCAATTCATCCATTACCTCTGCAATTAATTTATGTAAGATACCATGACCGCAACCTGCGCAGTAATGGGTATTGTAAATGTCATTTCCTTTTCTAGGGAAGCTGTCATATAGGGATTCTGGCTTTTTAATAACTCTTTCTTCAATTTCACTTTTCTGTACCTTTTCAACGTTGTCAGTAACTTTAATATTATCCATTCTTTCACCTCCCTAATCGACTACCCTATGATTATAATAATTGTCATTGTCCAATTCTTCCTGATATTCCTTATCGTTAAGGTAAGTTGCGTGATCGTAATCCTTGTCATCACTATGTACCTTGTGACGCTCGTCACTGCCTACCATCTCATAAATCTCATTAAGAATATCCTTAAGCTCAATTACATTTCCCCCCATTCTGTTGACCAAATGAACTTCATCGTAACCGGCAGCTGCCTTCACATCTTCTCTGAGTTGTCCGTTACTCATTTCAACAGAGACGAATTCAACACCTTTATCTGCCAATTCCCTGATTCTGGCTTCTGGGAATGGGAACAATGTGATCGGTCTTAAAAGGCCTAATTTAATGCCTTTTTCCCTTGCAACATCAACTGCAGTTCTTGACAGTCTGCTGCTTGTTCCATATGATACAAGTACGATTTCAGCATCCTCAACCATATACTCCTCATAATCGACTTCATTCTGTCTGATCTTTTCATATTTCTCTTGGATTTCAAAGTTGAAGTCTTCAAGCTGATTGAAATCCAGGAAAATGGAGGTGACCAAATTGTTCATGGTTTCCTTGCTGCCTCTTACAGCCCATGAATCATCGATTTTAGGTTCAATGGCTTCAGTTGGGAATTTCAAAGGTTCAGCCATCTGACCGAGTACCGCATCGGCAAGCACGATTACAGGGTTTCTGTATTTGTTTGAAAGTTCAAATGCCTTCATTGTCAAATCACACATTTCCTGAACGCTGTTAGGTGCCAATACTATATTCCTATAGTTTCCATGACCTCCACCTTTTACAATCTGATTGTAATCTCCCTGCTCAGGACCGATATTACCTAAACCAGGACCTGCTCTCATTACATCCACAATAACTGCAGGCAATTCAGCACCAGCTAGGAAAGTGAATCCTTCCTGCATTAAGCTGATACCAGGTCCGGATGATGCGCTCATGACTCTGTGACCAGTGGAAGCTCCACCGTAAATCATGTTTACAGATGCCTCTTCACTTTCAGCCTGTATGAACTTTCTTCCTACCATTGGGAAATATTTGGAAGCCTCATGGAGAATCTCACTTGCAGGGGTGATCGGATAACCGAAGAAACAATCACAGCCGGCATATAACGCTCCAATGATAACTGCTGTATTTCCTTTAACGATTTGATTACTCATTTAAGCATCTCCTTTAGGTTTTCTAGTCCTTTTAGGAATATGAACTTCGATGGCCAATGGTTCCGGACAGGTGTAATAACAATCTCCACAACCGATACAGCCTTCTCCAGTATATT includes these proteins:
- the gatD gene encoding Glu-tRNA(Gln) amidotransferase subunit GatD, which produces MTYKEISKEFLDKANVTVGDTIKVTKEDISYEGILLDRSEDAKDAYIVIKLDSGYNVGVNIESATIELIEKGDQPKIGFEGDTIEKDPNKSNISIISTGGTVSSIIDYKTGAVHPKFTAEDLLRANPELLDLANYDVKALYNILSENMRPEYWVKAAESIADDINNGADGIVIAHGTDTMHYTSAALSFMVKTPVPIVITGAQRSSDRPSTDAFLNIYNSCGAALSDIAEVTVLMHNSLDDGDCALHKGTKVRKMHTSRRDTFRSIDSEPIALLRDGKVKSVNLPYTKRGENGLELFTDIESKVALIKSFPGIESEIIDYHIDKGYKGLLVEGTGLGHVPDYMIDSLQRANDEGIPVVMTSQCLYGTINMNVYSTGRLLLDAGVISGMDMTPETAYVKLAWALGQSESVDEVKRIIQTNVAGELNESSSLKYFLN
- the nadE gene encoding NAD(+) synthase gives rise to the protein MEAKEQCVKWIQDFFEENGKGCNAVVGISGGKDSAVVAALCVEALGKERVIGVLMPNDVQSDIDFAKLLVSHLDIRHYIINIKDAVNGVLNQMIESDIEISEQTRINLPPRIRMSVLYAVSQSNNGRVANNCNLSEDWVGYATRYGDGAGDFSPLSNLTVTEVKEIGRSLNLPNEIVDKVPIDGLSDQSDEEKLGFTYDVLDRYIRTGEISDKNTKDRIDYLHDLNKFKLELMPSFEYKQD
- a CDS encoding 2-oxoacid:acceptor oxidoreductase family protein encodes the protein MDNIKVTDNVEKVQKSEIEERVIKKPESLYDSFPRKGNDIYNTHYCAGCGHGILHKLIAEVMDELGIQERSVMISPVGCSVFGYYYFNCGNVQTAHGRAPAVATGISRAEDNAIVMSYQGDGDLASIGLNETLQAANRGEKIAVFFVNNTVYGMTGGQMAPTTLIGEKTVTCQNGRDANFAGYPLHMCELIDNLKAPVFIERVSLANPKLIRKAKIAIKKALMIQKEGKGYTFIEALSPCPTNIRRDVKGVEDFLINEMGKEFPVKRFRDLSKEREPKERPVSDFSIETLDKVFGIDRTKEIKEVEEYFDDIKVKIVGFGGQGVLSTGLTLAQAACSEGKEVSWYPSYGPEQRGGTSNCSVTISAKTIGSPVVEECDILIAMNKPALEKYSIDVKEKGIILYDSRAGNYTKDNLHVKDDVEIIAIPARAIATEVGNAKAMNTAILGALMELGADSPILSKEAFENGIRDTFAAKPKLIDVNLKVLEAGAEWLRENRK
- a CDS encoding 3-methyl-2-oxobutanoate dehydrogenase subunit VorB, encoding MSNQIVKGNTAVIIGALYAGCDCFFGYPITPASEILHEASKYFPMVGRKFIQAESEEASVNMIYGGASTGHRVMSASSGPGISLMQEGFTFLAGAELPAVIVDVMRAGPGLGNIGPEQGDYNQIVKGGGHGNYRNIVLAPNSVQEMCDLTMKAFELSNKYRNPVIVLADAVLGQMAEPLKFPTEAIEPKIDDSWAVRGSKETMNNLVTSIFLDFNQLEDFNFEIQEKYEKIRQNEVDYEEYMVEDAEIVLVSYGTSSRLSRTAVDVAREKGIKLGLLRPITLFPFPEARIRELADKGVEFVSVEMSNGQLREDVKAAAGYDEVHLVNRMGGNVIELKDILNEIYEMVGSDERHKVHSDDKDYDHATYLNDKEYQEELDNDNYYNHRVVD